A segment of the Streptomyces sp. XD-27 genome:
AGCTGAAGGTCTACGCAGGCTCCGAGCACCCGCACGGTGCTCAGCAGCCGGTCCCGTTCGAGATCACCCAGGTCGCGCAGTAGTCCCGGCCACCACTTCTAGACGAAAGAAATCTGAGGAGAATCGTGGCTGAGATCACCGCCGAGACCCCGGTCGAAGAGTACGAGGGCGACCACACCTTCGAGTCCGAGGCGACCGAGTACTCCAGCGAGTCGCTCGCGGGTCGCTTCGGCGAGCCGCAGCCGGGCGCCGGCACCGGCCGTCGCAAGAACGCCGTGGCCCGCGTCCGCATCGTGCCGGGCAGCGGCCAGTGGAAGATCAACGGTCGCACCCTTGAGGAGTACTTCCCCAACAAGGTGCACCAGCAGGAAGTCAACGAGCCCTTCAAGGTTCTGGAGCTCGACGACCGCTACGACGTCATCGCCCGCATCGCGGGTGGCGGCGTCTCCGGCCAGGCCGGTGCGCTGCGTCTGGGCATCGCCCGCGCCCTGAACGAGGCGGACGTGGACAACAACCGCGGCCCGCTGAAGAAGGCCGGGTTCCTGACCCGCGACGACCGCGCCACCGAGCGTAAGAAGGCCGGTCTGAAGAAGGCCCGTAAGGCGCCGCAGTACAGCAAGCGCTAATCGCGGCTTTCCCGCGCTACGCCGACGCCCCGGCGGCACTCCCGTGCTGCCGGGGCGTTCGGCTATCGCGGCCGGGGAGCGTATACCTGTACGTAAGGCCCCGGTTCACAGCACGACACCTTTTCTCCCGGGGGCTACCCGTACCCCCGCGCAACTCGGAGGACAGCAGTGGGACGACTCTTCGGTACGGACGGTGTGCGCGGCGTCGCCAACGCCGACCTGACGGCGGAGCTGGCGCTCGGCCTGTCGGTCGCGGCGGCGCATGTACTCGCCGAAGTGGGCACGTTCGAGGGCCATCGGCCGCTGGCGGTGGTCGGACGGGATCCACGCGCGTCCGGGGAGTTCCTGGAGGCCGCCGTGGTGGCGGGGCTCGGGAGCGCGGGTGTGGACGTCCTGCGGGTGGGCGTGCTGCCGACCCCGGCCGTGGCCTACCTGACCGGGGCGCTCGGCGCCGACCTGGGCGTGATGCTCTCCGCCAGCCACAACGCGATGCCGGACAACGGTGTCAAGTTCTTCGCGCGCGGCGGCCACAAGCTCGCCGACGAGCTCGAGGACCGTATAGAGGAGACCTACCGGGCGCATGCCTCCGGCGAGCCGTGGGACCGGCCGACCGGCGCGGGCGTGGGCCGGGTCCGGACCTACGACGAGGGCTTCGACAACTACGTCGCGCACCTGATCGGCGTACTGCCCAACCGTCTTGACGGTCTGAAGGTCGTCATCGACGGGGCGCACGGCGCGGCGTCCCGCGTCTCCCCGGAGGCGTTCGCGCGCGCCGGTGCCGAGGTCGTCACCATCGGCACCGACCCGGATGGCCTCAACATCAACGACGGCTGCGGTTCCACCCATCTGGACCAGCTCAAGCGGGCCGTCGTCGAGCACGGCGCCGACCTGGGCGTGGCCCACGACGGGGACGCCGACCGCTGCCTGGCCGTGGACCACACCGGCGCCGAGATCGACGGCGACCAGATCCTCGCCGTGCTCGCGCTCGCCCTGCGGGAGGCCGGGGGCCTGCGCCAGAACACCGTGGTCGCCACCGTCATGTCCAACCTCGGCTTCCGGCTGGCGATGGAGCGCGAGGGCGTCGAGCTGGTGCAGACGGCGGTCGGCGACCGCTATGTGCTGGAGGAGATGAAGCGTCACGGCTACGCGCTGGGCGGCGAGCAGTCCGGGCACGTCATCGTGCTGGACCACGCCACCACCGGCGACGGCACGCTGACCGGACTGATGCTGGCGGCCCGGGTCGCCGCCACCGGCCGCCCGCTCGCCGAGCTGGCCGGGGTCATGGAGCGGCTCCCGCAGGTCATCATCAACGTGCCGGACGTGGACAAGTCCCGGGTCGGCTCGTCCGCCGAGCTGAGCGCCGCGGTCCAGGACGCGGAGCGGGAACTGGGCGCGACCGGCCGGGTGCTGCTGCGGCCGTCCGGCACCGAGCCGGTGGTCCGGGTCATGGTCGAGGCGCAGGACATCGACCAGGCCCGGTCGGTGGCCGGGCGGCTCGCCGACACGGTGAAGTCCGCGCTGGGCTAGCTTCCTCTCGCCGGGCGGGCTCTCACGGGCCCGTCCGGCGCGCGGGTCACAGCTTGCGCAGCGGTCACAACTTGCGCAGCGACAGGCGCTGGACCTTGTGGTCCGGGCCCTTGCGCAGCACCAGCGCCGCCCGGCCCCGGGTCGGCGCGACGTTCTGCTCCAGGTTGGGGCGGTTGACGGTGCGCCAGATCATCCGGGCGTAGTCCAGCGCCTCCTCCTCCGAGACCTGGGTGTACTTGCGGAAGTACGAGAACGGGTCCTGGAAGGCGGTCTCCCGCAGCTTGCGGAAGCGGCCGAGATACCAGCGTTCGATGTCCTCGGTCCGCGCGTCCACGTAGACGCTGAAGTCGAAGAAGTCGGCGAGGCCGACCCGGGTGCGGCCGTCGGTGCCCGGCAGCGCGGGCTGGAGCACGTTCAGGCCCTCGACGATGAGGATGTCGGGGCGGTGCACGGTCAGCCGCTCGCCCGGCACGATGTCGTAGATCAGGTGCGAGTAGACCGGCGCGGACACCTCCTCCTTGCCCGCCTTCACGTCGGCCACGAAGCGGGTCAGCGCCCTGCGGTCGTAGGACTCGGGAAAGCCCTTGCGGGACATCAGCCCGCGCCGGTGCAGCTCGGCGTTGGGGTAGAGGAAGCCGTCGGTGGTGACCAGCTCCACCCGCGGGTGCTCGGGCCAGCGGGCCAGCAGCGCCTGGAGCAGTCGGGCGGTGGTGGACTTGCCGACCGCGACGCTGCCCGCGACCCCGATGACGAACGGCGTGCCGGGCTGGGCGCCGCTGCCCTTCGTGGTGCCGCCGAGGAAGGTGTTCAGCGCGCCGCGCAGGCTGCCGGTGGCGGCGACGTACAGGTTCAGCAGCCGGGACAGCGGCAGATACACCTCCCGCACCTCGTCGAGGTCGATGACGTCGCCCAGGCCGCGCAGCCGCTCCACCTCCGCGGCGGTCAGCGGCAGCGGGGTCTTTTCTCTCAGCGCGCTCCACTGCGCGCGTGACAGGTCCACGTACGGACTCGACTCGGTGCGCCGCTGCGCCGTGCGCGCTGGAGAGCTGATCACCCCTTCATTGTCGGGGCTGCGCGGAGGCAGTGGGGCGTGGGGTCGGTCACGCCCGGGGAGCGCCCAGGAGGCCGGTTCACTCCGACGGCGCAGCTCCGCTTGGCGCGCCGAATGCCCGTGGTGTGGGTCACAGTGGAGGGGTGCGGCCCTGGCGGTCGGTGCGGTCGGTATGCGGGAGGTCCCGTCCATGACGTACGCGATACAGGCGGAGGGCCTGGTCAAGCGGTTCAAGAAGACCGAGGCGCTGGCCGGGGTGGATCTGGCGGTCCGCACGGGGACCGTGCTCGGCCTGCTGGGGCCCAACGGCGCGGGCAAGACGACCGCGGTGCGGATCTTCGCCACGCTGCTGCGGCCCGACGCGGGGCGGGCGGAGGTCGGCGGGCACGACGTGCAGCGGGAGGCGGGCCTGGTCCGGTCCATGGTCGGGCTCACCGGGCAGTACGCGGCCGTGGACGAGAACCTCACCGGCACGGAGAACCTGCTGATGATCGGCCGCCTGCTGGGCATGTCGCGGCGCGCCGCCCGCAGGCGCGCCGCCGAGCTGCTGGAGCGGTTCCAGCTGAGCGAGGCGGCGGGCCGGGCCACGAAGACGTACTCCGGCGGTATGCGGCGACGGCTGGATCTCGCGGCGAGCCTGGTCGGCCGGCCGCGGGTGCTCTTCCTCGACGAACCGACCACCGGACTCGACCCGCACAGCCGCGGCGAGTTGTGGAACATGCTGCGCGGGCTGGTCGCCGAGGGCATGACGGCGCTGCTGACCACCCAGTATCTGAACGAGGCGGACCGGCTCGCCGACGACATCGTGGTGATCGACAAGGGCCGGGTGATCGCCGAAGGCACCTCGGACGAGCTCAAGCGGCAGGTCGGCGGGCAGGTACTGGAGGTGCGGCCGCTGCACGTGGCCGACCTCGCGGCCGCGCACGGGCTGCTGACCGAGGCGGCGGGCCCGCAGACCCGGATCGAGGGCGAGCTGGTCACCGCCCCGGTGGGCGACCCCGCGCTGATGCCCGCCGTGGTGCGACGGCTGGACCAGGCGGACATCGCGGTGGCGGAACTGGCGCTGCGCCGCTCCAGCCTGGACGAGGTGTTCCTGGCGCTCACGGGGCACCGCCCGGAGCCGGAGAACGACCGGTCCGACGCCTCTGGGGGTGCCGCCCCGAGAGGGGCGACGCCGGAGGCGCCGACTCCGGACGTGCCGACTCGGGAGATGGCTCGGGGGATGACTCCGGGGGCCCTACGAGGCGGTGGAGCGCGCGCCGTGACCGCCGCGCCGGCCGTGCCGGCCACCGCACCGCTGTCCGCGGGCGGTCGGGTGCGTCCGCTGGCCGCGCTGCGCCAGACCGGCACGATGGCCTGGCGAAGCCTGGTGTCCGTCAAGCACAACCCGCTGGAGCTGGTCGACTACAGCATCACGCCGATCATGTTCGTCGCCCTGTTCGCCTATGTCTTCGGCGGGCAGATGGCCGGGTCGCCGCACGCCTACCTCCAGTACGCGTTGTCCGGGATCATCGTCCAGAACACCCTGTTCATGAGCATGTACACGGCCATGGCGCTCAACTCCGACCTCACCAAGGGCGTCTTCGACCGGCTGCGCAGCCTGCCCATCGCCCGGTCCGCGCCGCTGATGGGCCGGATCGCGGCCGACCTGTGCAAGCAGCTGTGGGCGATGCTGCTGATGATCGGCCTCGGCTCGCTGCTGGGCTTCCGCATCCACCAGGGCGCCGGGGGCCTGGTGTTCGCGGCGCTGATGCTGGTCACCTTCGCGGCCGCGGTGTCGTGGACGGCCGTGCTCATCGGCATGCTGGCGGGCGACCCGGAGAAGGTGCAGGTCTTCGCGTTCACCCTCATCTTCCCGATCACGTTCACCAGCAGCGCGTTCGTACGGGTGGAGACCATGCCGGGCTGGCTCCAGGCGTGGGTGGACGTGAACCCGGTGACCCATCTGTCGGACGCGTTCCGGGCCCTGCTCATCGGCGGCGAGCTGGCGGGTCCGGTGCTGTGGTCGCTGACGTGGGCGGCCGGGATCACCGTGGTGTTCTGCCCGCTGGCGATGCGGGCGTACCGGGCGCGGCTGTAGGGCCGCCGGCCGTCGGCCCAAGCCGTCGGCCCGAGCCGTCAGCCCAGGAGGAGCCCCTCGGGCGCCTCGACCGGGACGGTGGCGGAGGAATCCGGTACGGGGGCCTTCACCTTGACGCCGAAGCCGGACAGGTCCATCGTGATCCGCCCCGTCATGTCGCCCATGTGCCAGGACATCCGGGCCCGCACCAGCCGCCCTTTGCCGTCCACCCACGCGTCGGCGACCACGGGCAGGTCCTTGCCCTGCTTCTGCCGGAGCGCGTCGAGCTTGCCGCGGGTGGTGGCCTCCAGCCGCATCGACAGTGTGGCGTGGTCGAG
Coding sequences within it:
- the coaA gene encoding type I pantothenate kinase; translation: MISSPARTAQRRTESSPYVDLSRAQWSALREKTPLPLTAAEVERLRGLGDVIDLDEVREVYLPLSRLLNLYVAATGSLRGALNTFLGGTTKGSGAQPGTPFVIGVAGSVAVGKSTTARLLQALLARWPEHPRVELVTTDGFLYPNAELHRRGLMSRKGFPESYDRRALTRFVADVKAGKEEVSAPVYSHLIYDIVPGERLTVHRPDILIVEGLNVLQPALPGTDGRTRVGLADFFDFSVYVDARTEDIERWYLGRFRKLRETAFQDPFSYFRKYTQVSEEEALDYARMIWRTVNRPNLEQNVAPTRGRAALVLRKGPDHKVQRLSLRKL
- the rpsI gene encoding 30S ribosomal protein S9; the encoded protein is MAEITAETPVEEYEGDHTFESEATEYSSESLAGRFGEPQPGAGTGRRKNAVARVRIVPGSGQWKINGRTLEEYFPNKVHQQEVNEPFKVLELDDRYDVIARIAGGGVSGQAGALRLGIARALNEADVDNNRGPLKKAGFLTRDDRATERKKAGLKKARKAPQYSKR
- a CDS encoding ABC transporter permease, which encodes MAWRSLVSVKHNPLELVDYSITPIMFVALFAYVFGGQMAGSPHAYLQYALSGIIVQNTLFMSMYTAMALNSDLTKGVFDRLRSLPIARSAPLMGRIAADLCKQLWAMLLMIGLGSLLGFRIHQGAGGLVFAALMLVTFAAAVSWTAVLIGMLAGDPEKVQVFAFTLIFPITFTSSAFVRVETMPGWLQAWVDVNPVTHLSDAFRALLIGGELAGPVLWSLTWAAGITVVFCPLAMRAYRARL
- the glmM gene encoding phosphoglucosamine mutase translates to MGRLFGTDGVRGVANADLTAELALGLSVAAAHVLAEVGTFEGHRPLAVVGRDPRASGEFLEAAVVAGLGSAGVDVLRVGVLPTPAVAYLTGALGADLGVMLSASHNAMPDNGVKFFARGGHKLADELEDRIEETYRAHASGEPWDRPTGAGVGRVRTYDEGFDNYVAHLIGVLPNRLDGLKVVIDGAHGAASRVSPEAFARAGAEVVTIGTDPDGLNINDGCGSTHLDQLKRAVVEHGADLGVAHDGDADRCLAVDHTGAEIDGDQILAVLALALREAGGLRQNTVVATVMSNLGFRLAMEREGVELVQTAVGDRYVLEEMKRHGYALGGEQSGHVIVLDHATTGDGTLTGLMLAARVAATGRPLAELAGVMERLPQVIINVPDVDKSRVGSSAELSAAVQDAERELGATGRVLLRPSGTEPVVRVMVEAQDIDQARSVAGRLADTVKSALG